In a single window of the candidate division WOR-3 bacterium genome:
- a CDS encoding MBL fold metallo-hydrolase, producing the protein MTPEEYFKKDLNKSIEIENLKVTPVWFDSMGAKSMCTFIESPEVKIIIDPGFAIMQPSYPLKENEKLLFLEAAEKRVKEFTKRAEIVIITHYHYDHHKRPIEFPESYINKTLYIKNPNEWINYSQWERTRIMYEDLINILGKFLNTKDLYEEPKEKEYKDPYEDLKLVQKKDFGDYSKRREQLLKIWRNNMFSNATFWKKELWLREFEVEKTKINFIKKGIISFGLTNIYFPGPFFHGIEYAKTGWVEPLLIERKGVKILFSSDIMGPNIEDYAWWIIDENPNVIILDGPSTYLLGYMFNQVNLDRCIENVSRIIKETNFDIMIYDHHLLREKTYKEHMGDFYILVEKIGKRVITAAEWFGLNPLVELL; encoded by the coding sequence ATGACACCAGAAGAATATTTCAAAAAAGATCTTAATAAATCTATAGAGATAGAAAACCTTAAAGTCACACCAGTTTGGTTTGATTCAATGGGAGCAAAATCTATGTGCACATTCATTGAATCTCCAGAAGTCAAAATAATTATAGATCCGGGATTTGCAATAATGCAACCCTCCTATCCTTTAAAAGAGAACGAAAAACTCCTTTTTCTTGAAGCAGCGGAAAAAAGAGTAAAAGAATTTACAAAAAGGGCTGAAATAGTAATAATTACTCATTACCACTACGACCACCACAAAAGACCAATAGAGTTCCCAGAAAGCTATATAAATAAAACACTTTATATAAAAAATCCTAATGAATGGATAAATTACTCTCAATGGGAAAGAACAAGAATAATGTACGAGGACCTGATAAATATATTAGGTAAGTTTTTGAATACAAAAGACTTATATGAAGAACCAAAGGAGAAAGAATATAAAGATCCTTATGAGGATTTAAAATTGGTGCAAAAGAAAGATTTTGGAGATTATAGTAAAAGACGAGAACAACTTTTAAAAATTTGGAGAAACAATATGTTTAGCAATGCAACTTTTTGGAAAAAAGAGCTCTGGTTAAGAGAATTTGAAGTAGAAAAAACCAAAATAAATTTCATTAAAAAAGGAATTATAAGTTTCGGGTTAACAAATATTTATTTTCCAGGTCCTTTTTTCCACGGAATAGAATATGCTAAAACTGGTTGGGTAGAGCCTCTTTTAATAGAAAGAAAAGGAGTAAAAATTTTATTCTCATCAGACATTATGGGTCCAAACATTGAAGATTACGCATGGTGGATAATAGATGAAAATCCAAACGTGATAATTCTTGATGGTCCTTCTACGTATCTTTTAGGTTATATGTTCAATCAAGTTAATTTAGATAGATGTATAGAAAACGTTTCAAGAATAATAAAAGAGACAAATTTTGACATTATGATTTATGATCACCATTTACTAAGAGAAAAAACTTACAAAGAACATATGGGAGATTTTTACATTCTCGTAGAAAAGATAGGGAAAAGAGTTATTACAGCTGCAGAATGGTTTGGATTAAATCCTCTTGTAGAGTTACTGTAA
- a CDS encoding HD domain-containing phosphohydrolase, translated as MEILLADDDEKILKSLSNLLSIQGHQCKAVLNGQEAVKEFKKKTDYDCILLDIEMPTMNGIETAKRLININPDVSIVMVTAFKDIDVIRSTMRLGVFDYLVKPVFPEELIRVLEKVKERNFLLKIKKNYQLELERKVEEQRQKLERRMLDTITSLVNALEAKDPYQEGHSKQVKDISIKIAEELGFSEKEKEILGYAALVHDIGKVGIPDSILLKPRNLSKKEYEIMKKHPEIGKFIISPSVQNKKILNSVLYHHERFNGNGFPKGLKGEEIPLSARILAIADAISAMLSERPYREGLEKERIIKELKENSGTQFDPKLVEIALKLIREGKIS; from the coding sequence ATGGAAATTTTATTGGCAGATGATGATGAAAAAATTTTAAAGTCTCTTTCTAATCTTCTTTCTATCCAAGGTCACCAGTGCAAAGCAGTATTAAATGGACAAGAAGCGGTTAAAGAATTTAAGAAGAAAACTGATTATGATTGCATTCTCCTTGACATTGAAATGCCTACTATGAATGGTATAGAAACTGCAAAAAGACTTATCAACATAAATCCTGATGTTTCAATAGTAATGGTTACAGCGTTTAAAGATATTGATGTGATAAGAAGCACAATGCGATTAGGGGTTTTTGATTATCTTGTAAAACCTGTCTTTCCCGAAGAACTTATAAGAGTCCTTGAGAAGGTTAAAGAAAGAAACTTTCTTTTAAAAATAAAGAAAAATTATCAATTAGAATTAGAAAGGAAAGTAGAAGAACAGAGACAAAAGTTAGAAAGGAGAATGCTTGATACTATAACTTCTTTAGTTAATGCTCTTGAGGCGAAAGACCCTTATCAGGAAGGACATTCAAAGCAAGTGAAGGATATTTCTATTAAAATAGCTGAAGAACTTGGTTTTTCTGAAAAAGAAAAGGAAATTCTTGGCTATGCAGCTTTAGTACACGATATAGGAAAAGTTGGCATTCCGGATTCTATCTTATTAAAACCGCGTAATTTATCAAAAAAAGAATATGAAATAATGAAGAAACATCCTGAAATAGGGAAATTTATAATTTCTCCCTCAGTTCAAAATAAAAAAATCTTGAATTCTGTTTTATATCACCACGAGAGGTTTAATGGAAATGGTTTTCCTAAGGGATTAAAGGGAGAGGAAATACCTTTATCTGCGAGGATTCTCGCTATTGCTGATGCAATTAGTGCGATGCTTTCAGAAAGACCTTATAGAGAAGGTCTTGAAAAAGAAAGAATTATAAAGGAACTTAAAGAAAATTCGGGAACTCAATTTGATCCTAAATTAGTTGAAATTGCTTTAAAGTTGATTAGAGAAGGTAAGATAAGTTGA
- a CDS encoding glycosyltransferase family 2 protein: MGNKISIIVPAYNERENLSPLMKEIDSMVKRDKRNYEVIIVDDGSEDGTFEEGNRLKKEYKYLRILRHKTNLGKTEAILTGFRNSEAPILVIMDADLQFDPNDIPKLLDELEKGYDIVTGWKQGAYEKRFVSSIYNLISRWIFHLPIHDQNAIKALRSNILEEINLRKDWHRYIVALAVNKGFKVSEVKVTLRERLFGKSKYTGKKRVVIGIMDLLAVKIQISLLRKPFLFFGTSGSVMILLGGIVGIYGIIKRFVYHHGYRPLLYLVILLVISGLVLFTIGFISEALTALSEDIKRLEREIISREPKRKTSKNKR; this comes from the coding sequence ATGGGAAATAAAATTTCAATTATAGTCCCAGCTTACAACGAAAGAGAGAATTTATCTCCCTTAATGAAAGAAATAGATTCTATGGTAAAGAGAGATAAAAGGAATTATGAGGTTATAATTGTGGATGATGGTAGTGAAGATGGAACATTTGAGGAAGGCAATAGACTAAAGAAAGAATATAAATATCTAAGAATTCTTAGACACAAAACAAATCTTGGGAAAACAGAAGCAATATTAACTGGTTTTAGAAATTCAGAGGCGCCAATTTTAGTAATTATGGATGCAGATCTCCAATTCGATCCCAACGACATTCCTAAGCTCTTAGATGAACTTGAAAAAGGTTACGATATAGTCACAGGATGGAAACAAGGAGCTTATGAAAAAAGATTTGTTTCTTCTATCTATAACTTAATTTCAAGATGGATTTTTCATCTACCAATACACGACCAAAATGCAATTAAGGCTTTGAGAAGCAACATATTAGAAGAAATAAACTTAAGAAAGGATTGGCATCGTTATATAGTCGCCTTAGCTGTAAATAAAGGGTTTAAGGTTTCAGAAGTAAAAGTTACTTTAAGAGAACGTTTGTTTGGAAAATCTAAATATACTGGGAAAAAAAGAGTAGTAATAGGAATTATGGATCTTTTAGCAGTAAAGATTCAAATCTCTCTATTAAGGAAACCTTTTTTGTTTTTTGGAACTTCTGGAAGTGTTATGATTCTCTTGGGAGGGATAGTAGGAATTTATGGAATTATTAAAAGATTTGTTTATCACCATGGCTATAGGCCTCTCTTATATTTGGTTATTCTTCTTGTTATCTCAGGATTAGTTCTTTTCACAATAGGATTTATATCTGAAGCACTAACTGCTTTATCTGAAGATATAAAAAGGCTTGAAAGGGAAATTATCTCTCGTGAGCCTAAGAGAAAAACTTCAAAAAACAAGAGATAG
- the tyrS gene encoding tyrosine--tRNA ligase, with product MFLEVKINPEIEKILARVDTVITEEELREKLKKNRPLRVKLGIDPTAPDIHLGFAVVLHKLKDFQDLGHKAVLIVGDFTARIGDPSGRSKTRPPLSEEEVKRNMESYEEQIFKILDKEKTEVRYNSEWLTKLTPSEIVKLASRITVARMLERDDFATRYKNEQPIALHEFLYPIFQAYDSVAVKADVELGGTDQHWNHLLGREMQKSFGQEPQVIILMPILEGLDGKRKMSKSYGNYVGIAESPKEQFGKIMSIPDELILRYFELCLSSSKENLEALKERLEKGENPRDLKLELAEKIVSYYHNKEEAKRAREEFIKVFSKREVPENIEEIKVKKGEKIWIVELLSKAGLVKSRGEARRLIEGGALKIDSKKMVDSTLNLSFEKDTVIKLGKRKFLKIKVE from the coding sequence ATATTCCTGGAGGTAAAAATAAACCCTGAAATAGAGAAAATATTAGCAAGAGTTGATACTGTAATAACAGAAGAAGAATTAAGGGAAAAACTTAAAAAAAATCGTCCCTTAAGAGTAAAACTTGGAATAGACCCCACTGCTCCTGATATTCATCTTGGTTTTGCTGTTGTGCTTCATAAGCTAAAAGACTTTCAAGATCTTGGGCATAAAGCAGTTCTCATTGTGGGAGATTTCACCGCAAGGATTGGAGATCCTTCGGGAAGATCAAAAACTCGTCCTCCTTTAAGTGAAGAAGAGGTTAAGAGAAATATGGAAAGTTATGAGGAGCAAATTTTCAAAATCTTAGATAAAGAAAAAACTGAAGTCCGATATAACTCTGAATGGCTTACAAAATTGACACCCTCAGAGATTGTAAAACTCGCTTCTCGAATAACTGTGGCAAGGATGTTGGAAAGAGATGATTTTGCAACAAGGTATAAAAACGAACAACCTATAGCTCTGCATGAGTTTCTCTATCCAATATTCCAGGCCTATGATTCTGTGGCTGTTAAAGCAGATGTAGAGCTTGGCGGAACTGATCAACATTGGAATCACCTCCTTGGAAGAGAAATGCAAAAGAGTTTTGGACAAGAACCTCAAGTAATTATCTTAATGCCAATCCTTGAAGGCTTAGACGGTAAGAGAAAAATGAGTAAATCCTATGGAAATTATGTAGGCATTGCTGAATCTCCTAAAGAACAGTTTGGAAAAATAATGTCTATTCCAGATGAGTTAATTTTAAGGTATTTTGAATTATGTCTTTCTTCCAGTAAGGAAAATTTAGAAGCTTTGAAAGAAAGATTGGAAAAAGGGGAAAACCCACGAGATCTTAAGTTAGAACTCGCCGAAAAAATTGTCTCTTATTATCACAATAAAGAAGAAGCAAAAAGGGCAAGAGAAGAATTCATAAAAGTTTTCTCAAAAAGAGAAGTTCCTGAGAATATTGAAGAAATAAAAGTTAAAAAAGGAGAGAAAATTTGGATTGTAGAACTTCTTAGTAAAGCAGGTTTAGTAAAATCCCGAGGAGAAGCAAGAAGACTTATAGAAGGTGGGGCTCTTAAGATAGACAGTAAAAAAATGGTAGATTCTACTTTGAATTTGTCTTTTGAAAAGGATACTGTTATAAAATTAGGAAAAAGAAAATTTCTTAAAATTAAAGTCGAATAA
- the trmB gene encoding tRNA (guanosine(46)-N7)-methyltransferase TrmB, whose translation MNVGLNWKELDRPLKWERLFGNNNPIDCEIGFGNGEFLIKKAKAHPERNFLGIDYSEESFRKAKKAIEKEGISSVKLICLEAKAAFVVLIPEKSFSHIYVNFPDPWPKKRHLKNRLLDREFLTIAAACSDDKGKLIIATDDPFYRDFILEEIASTYLWNSLFKKGWTNELSGHFSTKYERKWKKEGKEIFYMIFQKKVHPKKKFRMKEYKIPKEISLPHQNISKLLEGLLEEAICKKDSVAKLLKYEEKEDKFLLNIFLKDDTLIRKESIIIGKNKDKWILKMPENLFCTLSLKLFIDKMKALTK comes from the coding sequence ATGAATGTAGGGCTCAACTGGAAAGAGTTAGATAGACCCTTAAAATGGGAAAGACTTTTTGGGAACAATAATCCTATAGACTGTGAAATAGGATTTGGAAATGGAGAATTTTTAATAAAAAAGGCAAAAGCACATCCTGAAAGAAATTTTTTGGGCATTGATTATTCAGAGGAATCTTTTCGTAAAGCTAAAAAAGCAATTGAGAAAGAAGGTATATCCAGTGTTAAATTAATTTGTTTAGAAGCAAAAGCCGCTTTTGTTGTTTTAATTCCAGAAAAATCATTCTCTCACATATATGTTAACTTTCCCGATCCTTGGCCAAAGAAAAGACATCTAAAGAATAGACTCCTTGATAGAGAGTTTCTTACAATTGCAGCAGCTTGTTCTGATGATAAAGGTAAATTGATAATCGCTACGGATGACCCTTTCTATCGTGATTTTATTCTTGAAGAAATTGCTTCTACTTATTTATGGAATTCTTTATTTAAAAAAGGTTGGACAAACGAATTATCAGGTCATTTCTCTACCAAGTATGAGAGGAAGTGGAAGAAAGAAGGCAAAGAAATTTTTTATATGATTTTTCAAAAGAAAGTTCATCCTAAGAAAAAATTTAGAATGAAAGAGTATAAGATTCCTAAAGAAATTTCTCTTCCTCATCAAAATATTTCTAAACTCTTAGAGGGATTGTTAGAAGAAGCAATTTGTAAAAAAGATTCTGTTGCCAAATTGCTTAAATATGAAGAAAAAGAAGATAAATTTTTATTAAATATTTTCTTAAAAGATGATACTTTAATTAGAAAAGAATCAATAATAATTGGAAAAAATAAGGATAAATGGATTCTTAAGATGCCAGAAAATCTATTCTGCACTCTCTCTTTAAAATTGTTTATAGATAAGATGAAGGCACTCACTAAATGA
- a CDS encoding LemA family protein, producing the protein MIIFIGITLIAIIGAIFVIVTYNSLIRLRNLCDNAWSDIDVQLKRRYDLIHNLVNTVKGYAKHEKEVFENITKARAETTIAKTPIEQSKAETMLTRALRQLFAVAENYPELKANTNFLELQQNLFQIENDIQNARRYYNALVRDNNIKVDSFPSNIVASIFKFKKREFFEAEMGERTTPKVDF; encoded by the coding sequence ATGATTATTTTTATAGGAATTACACTCATCGCAATTATTGGTGCCATCTTTGTGATTGTCACTTATAATTCTCTTATTCGCTTAAGGAATCTTTGTGATAATGCTTGGAGTGACATTGACGTTCAACTTAAAAGAAGATATGACCTTATTCATAACTTAGTTAATACAGTTAAAGGATATGCAAAACACGAAAAAGAGGTTTTTGAAAATATTACAAAAGCAAGGGCAGAAACTACCATAGCAAAGACACCCATAGAACAATCTAAAGCCGAAACCATGTTAACCAGAGCTCTCCGCCAGCTATTCGCAGTTGCAGAAAATTATCCTGAATTAAAAGCAAACACAAACTTCCTTGAACTCCAACAAAATCTATTTCAAATTGAAAACGATATTCAAAACGCAAGAAGGTATTATAACGCTTTAGTTCGTGACAATAATATAAAAGTTGATTCCTTTCCTTCAAATATAGTCGCCTCAATTTTCAAATTTAAAAAACGAGAATTTTTTGAAGCTGAGATGGGGGAGAGAACTACTCCAAAAGTTGATTTTTAG
- a CDS encoding MBL fold metallo-hydrolase translates to MKIRLLGTRGSIPTPGRDTVKYGGNTTCVEITIKSGKKIIIDAGSGIRVLSNHIISENINQINLFLTHSHWDHIQGFPFFVPIYNPNFSIKIFAASPTYERLLDILKGQMKSLYYPVPFKQVGAKIEFEKIRKSGISIDGVKICSILTNHPLETHAFKFEEDGKVFVFMSDNELDHQDIAITPYERHLNFIRNADILIHDSQYERSEIEKHKGWGHSSWEEAVEFAKEGNVKKLYLTHYDPTRKDKEIDRIVKLANRITGNELKVFGAREGDVIEL, encoded by the coding sequence ATGAAAATTAGACTTTTAGGAACAAGGGGTTCTATACCAACACCCGGACGAGATACAGTTAAATATGGAGGTAACACAACTTGTGTAGAGATAACTATAAAAAGCGGGAAGAAAATTATAATAGATGCAGGTTCTGGAATAAGAGTTCTTTCAAATCATATCATATCAGAAAATATAAATCAGATTAATTTATTTCTTACTCATTCTCATTGGGATCATATTCAAGGATTCCCTTTCTTTGTTCCTATTTATAATCCGAATTTCTCAATAAAGATATTTGCTGCCTCCCCTACTTATGAAAGATTATTGGATATTCTAAAAGGACAAATGAAATCTCTTTACTATCCTGTTCCATTTAAACAAGTTGGAGCTAAGATTGAGTTTGAAAAGATTAGAAAATCAGGCATTTCAATTGATGGAGTGAAAATTTGTTCTATCCTAACAAATCATCCTCTTGAGACTCACGCTTTCAAGTTTGAGGAAGATGGAAAAGTTTTTGTATTTATGAGTGATAATGAACTTGATCATCAGGATATTGCCATTACTCCTTATGAGAGACATCTAAATTTTATAAGAAATGCAGATATTCTTATTCACGACTCTCAGTATGAAAGAAGTGAAATTGAGAAACATAAGGGGTGGGGGCATTCCTCATGGGAAGAAGCTGTAGAATTTGCAAAAGAGGGTAATGTGAAAAAACTTTATCTTACTCATTATGATCCTACAAGAAAAGATAAAGAAATAGATAGGATCGTAAAATTGGCAAATAGAATTACAGGAAATGAATTAAAGGTGTTCGGAGCTCGAGAAGGTGATGTTATTGAATTGTAA
- a CDS encoding class I SAM-dependent methyltransferase, which produces MEYRKFYELIGKYYPEEKINYSKPNSRIREKLIKEYLKREKGLIIDIGCGEGRYLKENIIGADISIEKLKKAKKKRNLSLLINLDIEGELCFRDNSFDFVLFSEVLEHLRFPEKALKNIFNILKPSGKLLLTVPHRLRRAIEYEDIKPLREYGIKEGTYGNKYIHRNFSKEEIASLLKKTGFEIVELYSIENELRGWGKFVLPFIKFPRFYKIIEPIYLNFVYNFLFETGLIKLQKKIFKEGMRLFTLSIKP; this is translated from the coding sequence ATGGAGTATAGAAAGTTTTACGAACTCATTGGGAAGTATTACCCTGAAGAAAAAATAAATTATTCTAAACCTAACAGTCGCATTAGAGAAAAACTAATTAAAGAATATTTAAAAAGAGAAAAAGGGCTTATAATTGACATTGGGTGTGGAGAAGGAAGATATTTAAAAGAAAATATAATAGGTGCGGATATCTCAATAGAAAAGCTTAAAAAAGCTAAAAAGAAAAGAAATCTCTCACTCCTTATTAATTTAGATATAGAAGGAGAACTTTGTTTTAGAGATAATTCTTTTGACTTTGTTTTATTTTCTGAAGTTCTTGAACATCTGAGATTTCCTGAAAAAGCCCTAAAAAACATATTTAATATCTTAAAACCTTCTGGAAAGCTACTTCTTACTGTCCCCCACAGATTAAGAAGGGCTATTGAATATGAGGATATCAAACCTTTACGTGAATATGGAATAAAAGAAGGAACTTATGGGAATAAATATATACACAGGAATTTCTCAAAAGAAGAAATTGCAAGTTTATTAAAAAAAACTGGTTTTGAAATCGTAGAACTTTATTCGATTGAAAATGAACTTAGGGGGTGGGGTAAGTTTGTTCTCCCTTTTATCAAATTCCCAAGATTTTATAAAATTATAGAACCTATATATCTAAATTTTGTATACAATTTTCTTTTTGAGACAGGACTTATAAAATTACAAAAGAAAATTTTCAAAGAAGGGATGAGATTATTTACTCTTTCTATAAAACCTTGA
- a CDS encoding GlsB/YeaQ/YmgE family stress response membrane protein, which yields MKMNLLLFLIIGAIAGSLASKVVKKKESYGILGNIIIGCIGSLIGGFLFNLFGISSILGVSVGSIIGSLLTSFIGAILLLFIINWLKK from the coding sequence ATGAAGATGAATCTACTTTTGTTTTTGATTATAGGAGCGATAGCGGGTTCACTTGCAAGTAAGGTTGTGAAGAAGAAAGAAAGTTATGGAATCTTAGGGAATATTATAATAGGTTGTATCGGATCTTTAATTGGAGGATTTTTATTTAATCTCTTTGGAATTTCATCAATTTTAGGAGTATCCGTGGGTAGTATTATTGGTTCTTTGTTAACATCTTTTATAGGAGCTATATTGCTTTTATTTATAATTAACTGGTTGAAGAAATAA
- a CDS encoding FlgD immunoglobulin-like domain containing protein produces MKKLYFIMLFFTFCVFAQIQIDWDEIPHEIGTQITQNSAGNVTVNLGTTGGPQEWNFLQPMGSEEGTAIIIESSSAPFIDSFPGTNLVDYSPSDTGEVYLYHVLDNNFIKTLGMVGIVEGDTFLHKYEPPFLQPLPLKYGDSWRYSWGFQMKEETGTIEYFYFGTKNINAFGTVNIPYGSYECLRVCSYDTIVMKITIPGFSYSDTVTSISYQFLAEDYGTVVSVWSFPEETDPNFTNALTLDRLTSFTGKAEETENLNRIKCLSFPQLFSDYVTIRYSLSEKGYVELTLHDISGRIVKTLVNTPQEKGEYTYKWYGEDSIGNLLPCGIYFYKLKVDNNKIHTGKIVLMR; encoded by the coding sequence ATGAAAAAGTTATATTTTATTATGTTATTTTTTACTTTTTGTGTATTTGCCCAAATTCAAATTGATTGGGATGAAATACCTCACGAAATAGGGACTCAAATTACTCAGAATAGCGCAGGGAACGTAACTGTTAATCTTGGAACTACAGGTGGCCCCCAGGAGTGGAATTTCTTACAACCCATGGGTAGTGAAGAGGGAACAGCAATAATAATAGAATCTTCTTCCGCTCCATTTATAGATTCATTTCCAGGAACAAATCTTGTTGATTATTCACCATCTGACACGGGAGAAGTTTATCTATATCATGTTCTTGATAATAACTTTATTAAAACTCTCGGAATGGTTGGAATAGTTGAAGGTGATACTTTCCTACATAAATACGAACCTCCTTTTTTACAACCACTACCTTTAAAATACGGAGACTCTTGGAGATACTCTTGGGGATTCCAAATGAAAGAAGAAACGGGTACAATAGAATATTTTTATTTTGGAACTAAAAATATTAACGCCTTTGGAACTGTTAATATACCTTATGGAAGCTATGAATGTCTTCGCGTGTGCTCTTACGACACTATTGTTATGAAAATAACTATACCTGGATTTTCTTACTCTGACACTGTGACTTCTATCTCCTATCAATTTTTAGCTGAAGATTATGGAACAGTTGTGAGTGTATGGAGCTTTCCAGAAGAAACAGACCCGAATTTCACTAATGCTTTAACCCTTGATAGACTTACCTCCTTTACAGGTAAAGCAGAGGAGACTGAGAATCTAAATAGGATCAAATGTCTCTCCTTTCCGCAGCTATTCTCAGATTATGTAACAATTCGGTATTCTCTTTCAGAAAAAGGTTATGTTGAGTTGACTTTACACGATATTTCGGGAAGAATAGTAAAAACGCTAGTTAATACACCTCAAGAAAAAGGTGAGTATACATATAAATGGTATGGAGAAGATTCTATAGGCAATTTACTTCCTTGTGGTATCTACTTTTATAAGTTGAAGGTAGATAATAATAAGATTCACACAGGTAAAATCGTATTAATGCGATAA
- the ftsY gene encoding signal recognition particle-docking protein FtsY has protein sequence MSLREKLQKTRDSFSKKLRTIFGRRDPKALFDIENLLLEADFGVDTTRSLIDLLEKTTPDRYLSLLKEELLKILKKPICETKSYNKPIVELYVGVNGVGKTTTIGKRGWLLKQEGKKVLLAVGDTYRTGAKEQLSIWASRIEADIVKSEYGADPAAVCFDAVDAAIARKVDYLLIDTAGRLHTRNDLMTEMKKIKKVLKKKREDLPQETILVIDATTGQNALQQAKQFNEEIGITGIVLTKLDGTAKGGIIFAIVNEIGVPVKYIGLGEKKEDLMPFSPEDFIEAILEE, from the coding sequence GTGAGCCTAAGAGAAAAACTTCAAAAAACAAGAGATAGTTTTAGCAAAAAATTACGAACAATTTTTGGAAGAAGGGATCCAAAGGCTCTATTTGATATTGAGAATCTTTTGTTAGAGGCAGACTTTGGTGTTGATACAACAAGATCTCTGATTGATTTATTAGAAAAAACCACTCCAGATAGATACTTGTCTTTATTGAAAGAAGAACTTTTAAAGATTCTCAAAAAACCTATTTGTGAAACTAAATCTTATAATAAACCAATTGTAGAACTATATGTTGGAGTCAATGGGGTAGGGAAGACCACAACGATAGGGAAAAGGGGTTGGCTCCTTAAACAAGAAGGGAAAAAAGTCCTTTTAGCTGTAGGGGATACTTATAGAACTGGAGCAAAAGAACAGCTTTCTATATGGGCTAGTAGAATTGAAGCAGATATTGTCAAATCAGAATATGGGGCAGATCCTGCTGCTGTTTGTTTTGACGCTGTAGATGCTGCAATAGCAAGAAAAGTAGATTACCTTCTAATAGATACTGCAGGTAGGCTCCACACAAGGAATGACCTTATGACAGAGATGAAAAAAATAAAAAAGGTTCTAAAAAAGAAAAGAGAAGATCTACCACAGGAGACTATTCTAGTAATTGACGCAACAACAGGACAAAATGCTCTTCAGCAAGCAAAACAATTTAACGAAGAAATAGGAATAACAGGAATTGTTTTGACTAAACTAGATGGGACTGCTAAAGGAGGAATAATCTTTGCTATTGTGAACGAAATAGGAGTTCCTGTGAAATATATAGGTTTAGGGGAAAAAAAAGAAGACTTAATGCCATTCTCTCCAGAAGATTTTATAGAAGCAATTTTAGAAGAATGA